CGCACGGACAAATGGGGCGGCAGCTACGAAAACCGCATGCGCTTCCCGGTGGAGATCGTCCGGCGCACCCGCGAACGCGTGGGGGAGAACTTCATCATCATCTACCGCCTTTCCATGCTGGACCTGGTCGAGGGCGGTTCCACCCTGGCGGAAGTGATCCAACTGGCGCAGGCCGTCGAAAAGGCGGGCGCAACGCTCATCAATACCGGGATCGGCTGGCACGAGGCCCGCATCCCCACCATCGCCACCTCCGTGCCGCGCGCGGGCTTTGCCTGGGTCACCAGGAAAGTCATGGGCCAGGTGGGCATCCCCTTGATCACCACCAACCGGATCAACACCCCGGAGGTGGCCGAGGGCCTGCTGGCGGACGGTCACGCGGACATGGTCTCCATGGCCCGCCCCTTTCTGGCCGACCCCTTCTTCGTGCGCAAGGCAGCGGAGGGCCGCGGGGACGAAATCAACAGCTGCATCGCCTGCAACCAGGCCTGCCTGGACCACACCTTCACCGGCAAGACGGCCTCCTGCCTGGTCAATCCCCGCGCCGGCCACGAAACGGAACTCGTGATCGAGGCCGCCGGCACACCCAAGAAGCTGGCAGTTGTGGGGGCCGGCCCGGCCGGGCTCGCCTTCGCGGTCACGGCCGCGGAGCGCGGCCACCAGGTGGTATTGTTCGAGGCCGCGGGAGAGATCGGCGGGCAGTTCAACATCGCCAAGCAGATCCCCGGCAAGGAGGAATTCCACGAGACCATCCGCTACTTCGACCGCCAAATCCAGCTGCGCGGCATCGAGCTGCGGCTGAACACCTACGCCACGGCGGAGGACCTGCTGGCGGGCGGCTTCGACGAGGTGGTCCTCTCCACCGGCGTCCTGCCGCGCATCCCCGCGATCGACGGTGTGGACCACCCCAGCGTGCTCAGCTACGTGGACGTGCTCCACGACAAAAAAGCCGTCGGCACCAACGTGGCCATCCTGGGGGCCGGCGGCATCGGCTTCGACACGGCGGAATACATCACGGCCACCGGCACCAGCGCCACCCTGCTCCCGGAAAAGTTCAACAGCCAGTGGGGGATCGACTCCGGCTATTCGGGGGCGGGCGGCATCACCGGGCCGGAACACCCTCGCCCGTACCGCCGCGTGGCCCTGTTCCAGCGTAAGGAAACCAAGGTCGGCGCAGGACTGGGCAAGACCACCGGCTGGATCCACCGCGCCGAGCTCCGGGCCAAGGGCGTGGCGATGGTCCAGGGCGTCGAGTACCAAAGGATCGACGACGCCGGCCTCCACCTGCGCGTCGACGGCATAGACACGGTGGTCCCAGCCGACACCGTCATCCTGTGCACCGGTCAGGTTCCCCGGCGCGAACTGCAGGCCGCGCTGGAGGCCGGGGGCGCCGTCGTGCACCTGATCGGGGGAGCGGACGTGGCCGCGGAGCTGGACGCGAAACGCGCCATCGACCAGGGCACCCGCCTCGCGGCGCGGATCTAAAGGTCACTTTCCATGTCGCTGCCGCACGCGATCCTGACGTCGCTGCTGGAAAAGCCGTGCACGGGCGCCGAACTGGCCCGGCGCTTTGACAAGTCGCTGGGCTACTTCTGGCAGGCCACCCACCAGCAGATCTACCGGGAACTGGGAAGGCTTGAAGAGGACGGGCTGATCGTGGCCCGCGGCCGCGCCACTGCGCGCGGCAGCCAGCGGCATTTTGACGTCCGGCCGCGCGGGCGCGCTGAGCTGGAACGGTG
This genomic stretch from Arthrobacter dokdonellae harbors:
- a CDS encoding NADPH-dependent 2,4-dienoyl-CoA reductase: MSAGSYPNLFTPLDLGFTSLPNRILMGSMHLGLEELPGGFERMAAFYAERARGGVALMVTGGISPNDAGRPMKGGAKLSTPEEAARHRVVTDAVHAEGGKIALQLLHFGRYAAQQDLVAPSAVQAPISPLMPHPLGGDEVEQTIEDFAAAAGLAQGAGYDGVEIMGSEGYLINEFVALRTNQRTDKWGGSYENRMRFPVEIVRRTRERVGENFIIIYRLSMLDLVEGGSTLAEVIQLAQAVEKAGATLINTGIGWHEARIPTIATSVPRAGFAWVTRKVMGQVGIPLITTNRINTPEVAEGLLADGHADMVSMARPFLADPFFVRKAAEGRGDEINSCIACNQACLDHTFTGKTASCLVNPRAGHETELVIEAAGTPKKLAVVGAGPAGLAFAVTAAERGHQVVLFEAAGEIGGQFNIAKQIPGKEEFHETIRYFDRQIQLRGIELRLNTYATAEDLLAGGFDEVVLSTGVLPRIPAIDGVDHPSVLSYVDVLHDKKAVGTNVAILGAGGIGFDTAEYITATGTSATLLPEKFNSQWGIDSGYSGAGGITGPEHPRPYRRVALFQRKETKVGAGLGKTTGWIHRAELRAKGVAMVQGVEYQRIDDAGLHLRVDGIDTVVPADTVILCTGQVPRRELQAALEAGGAVVHLIGGADVAAELDAKRAIDQGTRLAARI